A region of the Ranitomeya imitator isolate aRanImi1 chromosome 5, aRanImi1.pri, whole genome shotgun sequence genome:
gcacagcctgctgacgcttaccactagctgttcgataatgggacacctcgagtgcaacagtggcagctgcggatggagtagtcgtgcgactgcgctctgtggacgagctttcgcttctggaggaggaggaggaggaggaggggtggcgaacacctacagccaactgtttcctagaccatgggctaggcagaactgtgccactatggctgtcccctgtggaccctgcatccaccacattaacccagtgcgccgtgatggacacgtaacatccctggccatgcctactggtccatgcatctgttgtgaggtgcacctttccactgactgattgcctcagtgcatggacaatgcggtcttttacatgctggtggagggctgggatggcttttctcgcaaagaagtgccgactgggtagctcgtagcgtgataCAGTGTAGgctatcaggtctttgaaagcttcgctttcaaccaaccagtagggcatcatctctaacgagattagtatagcaatgtgggcattcaaaccctgtgtacgcggatgagaggatgagtactttcttttcctaacgaaagtctcttgtagggtgagctggactggagaggtgcatatggtggaactagcggtggtggacatggcagattgagagagggttggtgatggtattcttgatgttggcctacatacagtgtttcccaccaatgaccttgtgattccctgactgctttggccttgcgacaatacctccacatttgctgctggtggtgtcctaaccggtgggcttacagtgaaggaagcaatgtagcgttgctgactaccttcattctgagcaggtgcaccaacggtacgggacgtttggtagttagtccaggcttgcaagtgcatgctggttaaatgtctaagcatgcatgttgtatttaaattttgaagattcttccctctgctaaaggtctttcagcatttcttacagataacttttgactgaacattcggatcttggttaaaaaattcccacactgcactcttcctactatggattaccttttcaggctttgcacgctgtgctactttcaacggatggccacgctgtcctacaactgtttttgtttttgacaaacgtttttggcctgatacgggcctgcgagatgacagctgttgcgatgtagatggctgctgcggatcatcctcctccgcttcagagctactggcagcggcaccctcttcccccagtggCTGCCCATCTGggtcaactgggtcatctatcacctcctcttcgatctcatgtgcaccttcctctgtgtcaccgtgtaaggtgctatagcgttcgggacgggtcagattcatcagggtcagattctggctcagtacactgcgagggcaatgtagtgatctgagtcaatggaacagcataataatctagctgtggctgtgcatcagtgcactccatgtccgattcatcttgtaatgggcttttaactatttccctttctaacccaggcacggtatgtgtaaagagctccatgaagtaacctgtagtgtcgcctgcagcatccttcacttttggtttgggtgaaggacacaaggaaacgtcttgttcctgaccgggagcagccactgacgactcgctgcttttatatttggaactttctgaagaggaggcgaaagagctagaggctgagtcagcaaggaaagccaaaacatttttctgctgctccggcttttaaagctgttttcctactcccagataaggaagccttcgaggccttgtgtagccagacgatgacgctggctcaacacctccagccttaggtgctattgtgcttttgccactaccaccagatgctccaccaccaccaccatcagtaccagctggcaaacaccgcccacggcctcttccacctgacttcctcattttttggaaaatgtaaccgaaataacaaccgttatattgaactgtaaaacaaagtagaaggtgtataaaaacttgagaatttaaatctccctttatttttaggagactgaaccaaaactcaggccctgtgcataaaacaacactatGTAAGTGGCTGGACGATATGcctcaaactaacaggactgaagtatatccactttgtgagaatttgaatctcacttttttggggggagacaaccaaaactcaggcccagtgtatataacaacacaatctaagtggcagaaagtggctggctgacatacgacaaactaacaggagttCAAAAtatacactttgtgagaatttgaatctccctttttttggggggagactgcaccaaaactcaggccctgggtataaaacaacacaatgtaagtggcagaaagtggctggaagatatatgaaaaaatacaaggactgtagtacaatttcaatctccctacaatgatctcaggacaagtatggcagcaataaaaaggactgctgcacacaaaagtgtggagagataactgtgcagaaaggagcaacaggatttttgcttttaaaaaagcagttggtttgcacagcggcgtacacacagcaatgcagctatcagggagcattataaggcagcctaataagctacagagctgatgaacaaaaatataaactccactgtccctgcaaagaaaaggtggtgttagacagtggaaatcgctacagcacaagcagtttgggggttaatcttccctccctaactatatcccttcttctgatgaagctgcagcaacctctccctatgctaagatcggcagaagtaagatggcggtcggcgtgcacgcccctttatagcccctgtgacgctgcagaaagctagccaatcactgccatggccttctctaagatggtggggaccgagacctatgtcatcacgctgcccacactctgcgtcctccttcattggctgaaaaatggcgctgaaagcgtcatacgaaacacgactttggcgcgaagatagccgacctcatggctgatcccacactaggatcgggtcgggtttcatgaaacccgactttgctgaaagtcggcgatttttgaatttgtccgatctgtttcgctcaaccctagtcatggtgAAGCCGTTGCAGCCAGGGAAGTAGGAGGCAAGAAAGTGTTTGCTAGAAGTTCCCAATGTTGCCACAACATAGACAGTGGCCATAGAAGACTCCGTATCATCAGTAAAGAGCGTTTATTAAAAACAGAGCAGTTATGTACATGTTTATTGGGGAGACGTTCAGTGGCGGGGACCTCCTTGTGCTCCAGGTCTGTGACCTCATTTCCGTGTTGAAATGAAGAAACAAGGTCTCAGGAGACGATGCCATCGTAGCCCTGTATACCGCACTTCTTTCCTGCTATACGGCAACCAAACGTGATGGCCTCTTGCATAGACTGACCTAAGAAGAACGAGAACTCAGTGATATTCACATGTGGACATAACTGGTCATTCATCCAGTACAGATCATAGAAACACGGACATTGCTGAACTCTGACACGGTGGAGACCGTCACATCATCACGTAGAGTGCACAACGAACCGCCATATCACACAAAGTTCTGACCACGCAATGAAACTGTGTATCCAGAACCATCTCAGCGCTAAATTTGGTTTTACTCTCATTTTCTGATTCTCAATACATAGGGACACGATAACTGTGTAACATACGAACGACATGTACAACATAGTGACCCGTAAAGAGTGAAGGAGACATACCGTTAGATAGGGAATAGATTACGGAAGCATTAAAGGTGTCTCCAGCACCGAGGGTGTCTACAATGGTCTCAGGGGGAAAGGAAGGAGAATGAAGGACACGTCCATCTGGTCCCAAAGCATCAGCTCCTTGTTCAGCCCAAGCACAGACCAGATATGCCCTGCAGAAATCAAGATCCAGAAGATGAGTGGGGTTCATGCGAGGGTCCATACACCTTAAATATCAATGCTTCCTCACAGTCAATTCTGGTTCCAAGGAAGAAAAGTTATGAAATATCTGGTCATGCATGTCTATATCAGGTGTTTGACCCACACCATATGGCCAGCATTAGAGGAATGAGCTGCCATAGGGGCAGTGACACCAGATGATGTTATCGCTGTCACATTACATGACAAAGTACTTATATCTATAACAACCTATAAAAAAGGAGGACACCGGCAGATCGGACCATGAGGCGTCTATAATCTAAATGCCCGTTTACTCTTGGATACACCAACATGACCATTAGGGCAGGTCACGGGTCTGTAATATGCTTAATGGACACAAGAGGTTCTAAATTGCATGAAGTCATAGAGGTTACAAATGGCGGCTCACCCATTCTTCACCCGTGGATAGAATCCTACCACAGCCTCAGATGATGAGGTAAACCCAAAATGTCTGGCAACATCTTTACTTACAAACACCTGCAGAGGAAGAAAACAGAAATCATCACATAAAAAGACCACACAACGATATGAAAACCAGAGAATGGTATGAAGACCCCACAATAATATGGAGGCCAGACCACGGTGTGAAGACCTCACAATGGTATGGGGACCAGACAACGGTGTGAAGACGCCACAATGGTATGGAGACCAGACAACGGTGTCAAGCCCAGACAACACTGTGAAGACCCCACACCAGTGTGAAGACCCCGCAGTTGTATGGAAACCAGACAACAGTGTGAAGATCCCACAATGGTATGGAGGCCAGACAACAGTGTCAAGCCCAGACAACATTGTGAAGACCCCGCAGTGGTATGGAAACCAGACAACAGTGTGAAGATCCCACAATGGTATGGAGGCCAGACAACAGTGTCAAGCCCAGACAAAATTGTGAAGACCCCACAGTGGTATGGAAACCAGACAACAGTTTGAAAACGACAATAGTAGGGAGTCCAGACGACATTGTCAAGACCAGACAACGGTGTGAAGACCCCACAAAGGTATGGAGACCAGACAACCGTATGAACACCAGACAATGGTATGGAGACCAGACAAAGGTATGGAGACAACACAACAGGGTAAAGACCACCCGATGTTAGAAAAGGGAGGATGGGTGAAATGTcagtgaagggaggatggatgggttgTTGGTGACGGGAGGATGAAGAGATCTCAGTGAGTAAAGAGAGGCTTCGGTGTTAGTGATGGCTGGGATATCAGTGATGGGAGATTGGCTGGGATGTCAGTGATGGATAGTAAGTCAATGATGGGAAGATGCGTGGGATGTCAGTGATGGGAGGATGGGTCGGATGTCATTGATGGGAGAATTGGGGGATGTCAATGATGGATAGGAAGGTAGTGATGGGAGGGAAGTCAGTGAGGGAAGGATTGGGGATGTCAGTTATAGGATTGGGGGATGTCAGTGATGGGAGGATGAATGACAAGTCAGTAATAGGATTGGGGATGTCGGTGATGGGAGGATGTCAATGATGGAAGGATTGGGGATGTCAGTCATGGGAGGATAGGTGAGATGTCAGTGAAGGTTGGGATGTCAGTGATGGGAGGGATGTCAGTAATGGAAGGATTGGGAGATGTCAATGATCGGAGGGATGTCAGTGATGGAAGGATTGGGAGAGGTCAGTGGTGGATGGGATGTCAATGATGAGAGGATGGCTGAGATGTCAGTGATGGGTCGGAGGTCAGTGATTATGTAGGATGTCAGTGATGCGAGAATGTGAGACAACTACATTTTAGTATCATATTAATTCAATTTATTAGACCCGACACCGACAGTGGAGACGGAAGAATAtcagaggtgggggggggggggggcggcatttCCATATTCTTTTGGATAGTCATCCCCAAATATGTAAAATGGTTTACAGGTAGGAGTGAAAGCATGTGAAGGTACTGGATGGACCCAAGAGCGAGAGGTGACAATGCTGCCAATTTATACATAGGCTGGAGAATGTCTAAACCTGCCGGATCAACAAAGGTGATCACATCCCTGCACACAGGACGATCAGCTATGAACACGTCTGGAATTAATGGGGGCCAAGCTCTTACTGCTAGGGGTGTCACCACTCTCTTTCTTACCACGTCGCCATATTGGAATAATTGGTACAACTCTTCGCGCTCCTTTTCAATCTCTACGGAGACAGTGATCCGCTGGTCTGCAGGGCGGCTCTGGTTGTAGGCGGTTACTCTATGGATCATCTTTATCTGCTCATCGGCATTTCGCCCCTGGTAAATGATGGATCAAAGGTCACAAAGTTTGGCTGCCAGTCACTTCACATCACTTCCTGATGACCATCCCCCTCCATGATGACGAACATCCTCCAGCCTTTCCTCCCTGATGACCAGCTCCCTCTAGCCTCTCCTCCATGATGACCAGCCCTATCCAGAATGTCCTCCATCAAGACCAGTCACTCCAGCGTTATCTCCAAGATGACCAGCCCCTCCTCCCTGATGACAAGCCCACTCCAGCCTTTCCTTCCTGATGACCAGCCCACTCCATCCTGTCCTCTATGATGACCAAACCCATCCAGCCTGTCATCCACGAACAGACACCCCAGACTTTCCCTCCATAATGACCATCCCCACCAACCTTTCCTCCTCGATGACCAGACCCCTCCAGCCTTTCCTGCCTGATGACCAGCCCCCTCCAGCCAGTACTCCATGACTAACCTCTTCAGCCTTTCCTTCCTGTTGATCAGCCCCTTTCAGCCTGTCCTCCGTGACCAGCCCCCTTCAGCCTTTACCTCCATGAAGACCAACCCCTCCAGCCTTTCCGTCTCCGAAGACCAGCTCCCTTCAGCCTGTCCTCCATGATGACCAATCCCTCCAGCCTTTCCCTCCCCGATAACCAGCCACCTCCAGCCTGTCCTCCATGATGACCAacacctccagccttttcctccatGATGATCAGCCCCCTCCAGCCTGTTCTCTATGATGACCGGCTCTCACCAGCCTTTCCCTCAATGATGACCAACCCCTCCAGCCTTTCCTCCATGATGACCAagccctccatcatttcctccatgACCAACCACATCTAGCCTATCCTCCATGATGACCAACACTTACTCCATGATAACCAGGCCCCACAAGCCTTTCCATCCATGATgaccaacacctccagccttacccTCCATGATGACCAacacctccagccttttcctccatGATGACCAACACCTCCAGCTTTTCCCTCAATGATGACCAACCCATCCATCCTTTCCTCCATGATGACCAGCCCCATCCAGCCTGTCCTCCATGATGACCAGCCTCCTCCATGATGATCAGCCCACTCCTGCCTGTCCTCCATGATGATCAGCTCACTCCTGCCTGTCCTCCACGATGATCTGCCCCCTCCTGCCTGTCCTCCATGATGATCAGCATCCTCCAGCCTGTTCTCCATGATGACCAGCCTCCTCCATGATCAGCCCACTCCTGCCTGTCCTCCATGATGATCAGCCTACTCCTGCCTGTCCTCCATGATGATTAGCCCACTCCAGCCTGTCCTCCATGATGATCAGCCCACTCCTGCCTGTCCTCCACGATGATCTGCCCCCCTCCAGCCTGTCCTCCATGATGACCAGCCTCCTCCATGATGATCAGCCTACTCCTGCCTGTCCTCCATGATGATCAGCTCACTCCTGCCTGTCCTCCATGATGATCAGCATCCTCCAGCCTGTCCTCCATGATGACCAGGCCCCTCCAGCCTTCATTCTCTGGATCTTTTATGTATGAAGGTGACATTTTTCTTAATCTCATCTCTTACCTCCCAGTGAATCCACTTAAATTGAGTCAGCTCTACTTTCTGGAAGTCCTCAGCGGTCACATCAGGAAGATTCCTGCATTGGAGATAGCACAGACTGTAAGTCCACAGTCTACTAATACAAGGAGAGGTGATCATAGAAGCGCATGCAGTAATACGATGGCGTGTCATTACACAGGGGCATTTGATGACAGAAGGGCATGTACTTATTACCACTCGTAAACCCCGAGCCAGGGCAGCATCTTCCACCTGACAAC
Encoded here:
- the KHK gene encoding ketohexokinase isoform X6, yielding MGEKRILCVGLVCLDIINVVDQYPEEDTDTRCLSQRWQRGGNASNSCTVLSLLGAPCAFMGSLAPGYIADFIMSDFSRRSIEASRVSWQTRGDTPCACCLVNINNGTRTVTLYDTNLPDVTAEDFQKVELTQFKWIHWEGRNADEQIKMIHRVTAYNQSRPADQRITVSVEIEKEREELYQLFQYGDVVFVSKDVARHFGFTSSSEAVVGFYPRVKNGAYLVCAWAEQGADALGPDGRVLHSPSFPPETIVDTLGAGDTFNASVIYSLSNGQSMQEAITFGCRIAGKKCGIQGYDGIVS
- the KHK gene encoding ketohexokinase isoform X2 — its product is MGEKRILCVGLVCLDIINVVDQYPEEDTDTRCLSQRWQRGGNASNSCTVLSLLGAPCAFMGSLAPGYIADFTVDSLTSYGIDVGHVVSHPGSSFPASIVISNITNGSRTILHMNSFIMSDFSRRSIEASRVSWQTRGDTPCACCLVNINNGTRTVTLYDTNLPDVTAEDFQKVELTQFKWIHWEGRNADEQIKMIHRVTAYNQSRPADQRITVSVEIEKEREELYQLFQYGDVVFVSKDVARHFGFTSSSEAVVGFYPRVKNGAYLVCAWAEQGADALGPDGRVLHSPSFPPETIVDTLGAGDTFNASVIYSLSNGQSMQEAITFGCRIAGKKCGIQGYDGIVS
- the KHK gene encoding ketohexokinase isoform X4, which codes for MRQCRLLHILVSPTSRCLLRPGLLWSRMGEKRILCVGLVCLDIINVVDQYPEEDTDTRCLSQRWQRGGNASNSCTVLSLLGAPCAFMGSLAPGYIADFTVDSLTSYGIDVGHVVSHPGSSFPASIVISNITNGSRTILHMNRNLPDVTAEDFQKVELTQFKWIHWEGRNADEQIKMIHRVTAYNQSRPADQRITVSVEIEKEREELYQLFQYGDVVFVSKDVARHFGFTSSSEAVVGFYPRVKNGAYLVCAWAEQGADALGPDGRVLHSPSFPPETIVDTLGAGDTFNASVIYSLSNGQSMQEAITFGCRIAGKKCGIQGYDGIVS
- the KHK gene encoding ketohexokinase isoform X5; translated protein: MRQCRLLHILVSPTSRCLLRPGLLWSRMGEKRILCVGLVCLDIINVVDQYPEEDTDTRCLSQRWQRGGNASNSCTVLSLLGAPCAFMGSLAPGYIAENLPDVTAEDFQKVELTQFKWIHWEGRNADEQIKMIHRVTAYNQSRPADQRITVSVEIEKEREELYQLFQYGDVVFVSKDVARHFGFTSSSEAVVGFYPRVKNGAYLVCAWAEQGADALGPDGRVLHSPSFPPETIVDTLGAGDTFNASVIYSLSNGQSMQEAITFGCRIAGKKCGIQGYDGIVS
- the KHK gene encoding ketohexokinase isoform X3 yields the protein MRQCRLLHILVSPTSRCLLRPGLLWSRMGEKRILCVGLVCLDIINVVDQYPEEDTDTRCLSQRWQRGGNASNSCTVLSLLGAPCAFMGSLAPGYIADFIMSDFSRRSIEASRVSWQTRGDTPCACCLVNINNGTRTVTLYDTNLPDVTAEDFQKVELTQFKWIHWEGRNADEQIKMIHRVTAYNQSRPADQRITVSVEIEKEREELYQLFQYGDVVFVSKDVARHFGFTSSSEAVVGFYPRVKNGAYLVCAWAEQGADALGPDGRVLHSPSFPPETIVDTLGAGDTFNASVIYSLSNGQSMQEAITFGCRIAGKKCGIQGYDGIVS